From the genome of Nicotiana sylvestris chromosome 2, ASM39365v2, whole genome shotgun sequence, one region includes:
- the LOC138886047 gene encoding uncharacterized protein: MKNNLVPDKRFNQKSAADNIVKQALAAWGDSSSKSESQMMMMKKMKTMSLVNDKEILTIELGEAEQSRDDLVVCVVELNETIANPEQEKEALNKRITSVENKRDDLMVVVVDLKETIEGLSNEKHTLEEKVASTEEERDDLLVICTDLEETIEAINRENRNVCLGKGKEVASESNIMLEKELIVVKTRLYSELERNQQLQTELEKVRNDLEKSLKWTWPSNVVTAMYLNNSGNKKGIGFQREKTPYNPHIKYVTVPDN; this comes from the exons ATGAAAAATAACCTGGTTCCAGATAAAAGATTCAATCAAAAAAGTGCTGCAGACAATATCGTTAAGCAGGCTCTTGCTGCTTGGGGTGATTCCTCAAGTAAATCCGAAAG Tcaaatgatgatgatgaagaagatgaagacgatgag CCTTGTAAATGATAAGGAGATTCTAACCATAGAACTAGGAGAGgccgaacaatctagagatgatctagtggtctgtgtagtggaattaaatgagaccatagctaatccAGAACAAGAGAAGGAGGCCCTTAATAAAAGAATAACTAGTGTGGAAAATAAGAGAGACGATctgatggtagtagttgttgatctaaaagaaacaatagaaggtctTAGCAATGAGAAACACACTTTAGAAGAAAAGGTTGCATCTACTGAAGAGGAAAGGGATGACCTACTAGTGATATGCACtgatctagaggaaaccattgaggcaATCAATAGAGAAAATAGGAATGTATgtcttgggaaagggaaggaagtagccAGTGAGTCGAACATCATGCTTGAAAAAGAGTTAATTGTTGTAAAAACACGTCTCTATAGTGAACTCGAGAGGAATCAGCAACTCCAAACTGAgttggagaaagtaagaaatgatcttgagaaatccCTGAAGTGGACCTGGCCCTCAAATGTTGTCACTGCCATGTATCTCAATAATAGTGGGAACAAGAAGGGcatcgggttccaaagggagaaaactccctacaaccCGCACATTAAGTATGTCACTGTACCTGATAACTAG